The nucleotide sequence GCAGGAAAAAGCCGCCAAGAAAGACACCAACGTAGCCGCCAAGATGACGGCCGCTCTGCGCGCCGCCGACCTGAACGTGCCGCTGATTGTGGGCTGCTTCCTGTTTTATTTTCTGGGTGGCTACCTGTTCTACGGGGCGCTGTTCGGGGCCATCGGGGCGGCCGTCGACAACGACACCGATACCCAGCAGTTTATGCTACCCGTGACCATGCCGCTGGTGCTCACCTTCGTGGTGTCGCAGGCAATCCTCACCACCAACCCCAACGGCTCGGTGGCCGTCTGGATGTCGATGATTCCGCTTACCTCGCCCATTGCCATGGTCATGCGCCTGCCGTTCGGGGGCGTGCCGGCCTGGCAGCTGGCCACCTCCATGGTGCTGCTGGTGCTGGGCTTCATCTTCACCACCTGGCTGGCCGGCCGCATCTACCGCGTGGGCATTCTGATGTACGGCAAGAAAGTCAACTACCGCGAGCTGTCGAAGTGGATGTTCTACAAAGGCTAAACCTGGCAGCCCGGTAGGGTTCCGCTTTCATTTGGGGTATTCTGACTGAACACAACAAGCCCCGGTAGCTGTTTGCCTCACAGCTACCGGGGCTTTCCGGTTACTTTTGCCTTGCCTGATTCCCGGCTTGTCTGCTACTGCTTATGACCTCGAAACTACTGCTGCCTCTGCTGCTGGTGCTGCTGGCCGCCACCCACCTCACGGCCCAGGACCGGCCGGCCTACCGCCTGTTCACGGCCGCCGGCAAGCCCGCCGGCTACGACAAGATGCTCAAGGAGCTGGCCGCCGCCGACGTGGTGTTCTTTGGCGAGCAGCACAACGACCCCATGGCGCACTGGCTGGCGCTGCAGCTCACCAAAGACCTGCTACGCCTGCGCCAGGGCCAGCTGGTGCTGGGCCTGGAAATGTTTGAGCGCGACGTGCAGCCGCTGGTCGACCAGTACACCACCGGCGAGCTGGACGACAAAGCCTTCGAGGCCGACAGCCGTCCCTGGCCCAACTACGCCACCGACTACAAGCCACTGCTGCAGCTGGCACGCCAGCAAAAATTCCGGGTGGTGGGCACCAACGTACCGCGCCGCTACGCCTCGCAGGTAGCCAAAGGCAGCCTGACGGCGCTGGAGGCCTTGCCCGCCGAAGAGAAAGCTTGGCTGGCACCTTTGCCGATGACGGTGGACTACGAGCTGCCCGGCTATAAGAACATGGCCAAGATGTTCGGCGGCGACGCGGCCCACGCGGCCGGCGTGCAGAACATCATTCAGGCCCAGGCCCTCAAAGATGCCACTATGGCCCATTTCCTGCAGCAGGCCCGCCCCGCCGGCCACCTGCTGCTCCACGTCAACGGCGCCTACCACTCCGACAACCACGACGGTATTCTGGCCTACCTGCGCCAGCAGAACCCGCAATTGAAGGTGCTCACCCTCAGCACCGTCTCGCAGGCCAGCCTCGACAAGCTGGCAAAGGAGCATCAGCAGAAAGCCGATTTCCTGCTGGTGGTGCCCGAGGATATGACCAAGACGTATTAACTGTTTAACTGTTGACAGCAAAAAGGAACGTCATTCCGAGTGTAGCGAGGAATCTCGCGTGCTGACGTTGCAATGGTAACCAGATAGCAGCACGCGAGATTCCTCGCTGCACTCGGAATGACACAGCGTACTAGACCCATGATTTCCACTCTCGACCTCACCCAACTGCCCGATGCGGCCACGCTGCAGCGCCTTTGCCAGGCCCTGGCCGCGCTGGACGCCATCAACTCGCCCGACCCAGAGTTTCGCTACTACACCTACAATCCGGCCTGGGACGACAACGAGGCCCTGTTTGAGATGAGCGACGGCGAGGGCGACCAGATGCTGGTGCTGTTCCGGCCCGAAGGCTGCTGCATCAACGGCTTCCTCTCCGAATACGACCAGCCCGAAAAGGCGCAGGTGACGCGCGGCCTGCCCGAGGTGTTCGACGAGTTTGTGTTCGGCGAGCCGGTGGCCTCCATCGGTACCACGTTCTGCGTGTGGTACACGCCCGCCCACGGCTGGCAAACCGGCCTTGTCGAGCAGGAGGAAGACGGCTCGGAGGAGCTGCTCTACATCTTCGACAACGACCCCGACACCTACGCCGACTGGGCCAACGAGTACTACCTCGACGAAACCGAGCGGGAGCCCCTCGAAACTGCTGACGTGGCCCGCCTCTACCGCCACGAGCCTCTCACGCAGGCCACCGCCCAGGCCCTCAACTCCGACCTCACCGACTGGCCCCAGCTGGCCTCCGACCTGGAAGCCATCGGCTATCCGCACGAGCTGAGCGTTGGCTAGAAAGGCCGGGGTGTGCAGGGGAATCCAACTCTATCCAGCCCTTTCGAATGAAAAAAACTGCTGTGCGCGTTGCGTGGCTGCTGGCGGCCACCTACCTTCTTCTGCTGCGGCCGGCTCTGGCCCAGCCGGCCTTCACGGTAGTGCCGCTGGGAGTGCAGGGCGGGCTTAGCGAGGGCAACCTGTCGGCGTACCTGGCGGCGGCGGCCGGCTCCACCGACTACGTGTGTCTGGATGCGGGCAGCCTCTACACCGGCGTGGAAAAGGCCATTGCCCGCCGCGCGCTGCCGGGGCCGGCAGCCGAAGCCATCCGCAGCCGCATCAAAGGCTACCTGATTTCCCACGCCCACCTCGACCACGTAGCGGGGCTGCTGCTCAACGCCCCCGACGACGCGCCCAAGCCCATCTATGCGCTGCCCGGCTGCCTGGCTACCCTCCAAAACGACTACTTCAACTGGCGGGCCTGGCCCAACTTCGGCCCCGGAGGCGCGGCGCCGGCCCTGGGCAAATACCGGATGCAGCCTTTTGCTATCGGGCAGGAACTACCGCTGGCCAATACGGCGCTTCACGCCACAGCCTACGCGCTCAGCCACGGCCGGCCTTTCCAGAGCGCCGCGTTTCTGGTGCGCAGCGGCCGCCACTACCTGCTCTACCTCGGCGACACCGGCGCCGATGCTGTGGAGCAAACCCAGAACCTGCGCACACTGTGGCAGGCTGTGGCGCCGCTGCTGCAGGCCGGCCAGCTACGCGGGATTTTCATGGAAGCGTCTTACCCAAACCAGCAGCCCGACAAGCAGCTGTTCGGCCACCTCACGCCGCGGTTGTTCTGGCAGGAGCTGGCGGTGCTGGCCCAGCTGGCGGGGCCGGCTGCCTTGCGGGGTTTGCCAGTGGTGGTGACTCACCTCAAGCCCACCGCCGACCACGAAGCCACCATCCGCCGCGAGCTGGCCGCTGGCAACACGCTCGGCGTGCGCCTGATTTTCCCGGTGCAGGGCGAAAAGCTGGCTTTCTGAAGCTGCCGGCTTCATGAAGCGAGGAATAAGCCGGAAAAGAACGTTCTTTCAGTCTCATCCAGTCTTCTGAAACCATGGTAGACGTAACCATCCAGGGCCCCGACGTGCTGTTCAGCGTGCAGGGCCTGCACAAGCTCTGGGCCCTGAAAAGCCAGCTGTTGATTCCGCGCAGCCACATCCGGAGCGTGCGGCAGGACGCCGACGTGCTGAAAGGCTGGTGGAAAGGCTGGCGCGCCCCCGGCACCCACATCCCCGGCCTGCTGGCGGCCGGCACCTTCTACCACGAAGACAAGCGCATCTTCTGGGACATGCACAACGCTGAAAACGCCCTCATCATCGACTTGGAACACGACGAGTACAACCAGCTCATTGTGGAAGTAGCCGACCCCGCCGCCGTACTGGCGCTGCTGGCCCCGGCGGAATAGGCACAAAAAAAGCTCCGGCCGCAGGGCCGGAGCTTTTTTTGTGCGAGAAAACCAAGGGTTGCTTACGCCGAAAACGACGAGCCGCAGCCGCAGGTGCTCTTGGCCTGGGGGTTGCTGAAGATGAAGCCACGGGCGTTGAGGCCGTCCTGGAAATCAACTTCCATACCCAGCACGTACATGGCGTGCTTTTTATCCATGATCAGCGTGACGCCGTCGAGGTCGAAGGTTTCGTCCTGGTCTTTGGGCTTATCGAAGCCGAGCAGATAGCTCATGCCCGAGCAGCCCCCGCCCTGGACGCCCACGCGCAGGCCGTATTCGGCGGGCACGTTTTTCTCGTTCAGGATATTCCGAACCTCTTCCAGCGCGCGTGGCGTGAGGCTGATGGGAGCAAGTTTCGTGGAGACGGCCGTTGCCATAGTGCGTTCGTTTTTAGAAAAGTAAGGCGACAAAGATACGAAGCCGGCGGGGGAGTAGCGTTACTGCCGGACTGGCTTTGTTGTGGCTACAACAGCAGCAGTCAGCCGCTGGTTCAGCGAAGCCCGTTCTGCTGGCGCCGGGGGCGGGTAGCCGGAATGCCGCCGGGCGGGTAGTGCGGCATCTGCGCGGGGTGGTTACCTTCGCAGCGCATAGTAGTTTCCTGGTTTTTGTTCACCTCTGCTGCCCGCGTGGCGGCCCCATTCTGCATGGATACCACCGCTTACCTGTTTGATCTGCTCAAAACCCTGTTGCCGGCGCTGCTGGTAGCCGGCTCCATTTTCTACCTCGTCCGGCAGCACCTCGACCGGGAGCAGCAGCGCCGCCTGCTGGAGCTGCGCCTCGAAAACAACAAGGCCACCCTGCCGCTGCGCCTGCAGGCCTTCGAGCGCATCACGCTGCTGCTGGAGCGCATCACGCCCAGTAACCTGCTGGTGCGCCTGAGCAGCGCCGGCCAGACGGCTCCCGAGTACCATCGGCTGCTGCTGCAGGAAATCCGGGCCGAATACGAGCACAACCTCAGCCAGCAGCTCTACATGAGCCCCGACACCTGGAGTGAGGTGAAAGCCGCCAAAGAGCACGTCCTGACGGCCATCAACAAGGCCTACCACACGCTGCCCCAGCCCCAGCAGGCGCGCGGCACCGAGCTAGCCAAGCGCATCCTCGAAAGCCTCATCACCGACGAAGTGGACCCCACCGAGCGGGCCCTGCTGTCCGTCAAGCGCGAAGCTTTCGGGCTATTTTAGGCGGTTGCATGACGATGGCCCGGCCTAGATTAGCTGCTTTGACCGTGGCGCTGCTCGGCAGCCGCCTGTGTGCGGCCGAGGCCATGAAGAACCATACGTCCATGGGAGAAATTCTGTGGGCCATTGTGGTGCTGATAGCCGGCGTTCCGCTCGTCATTGCGTTTCTGATGTACTGGCTGGTGGTGTTGCTCAAAGACCGGCGACCCAGCGTGGCCGCTACTGTGCTGGTGGCGTTGAGTAGCTGGTGGCTGGGCTTGTTCGTGCTAGGGTCGCGGGAGAGTCCGGCCGAGTCGGCAAACTCCGCTACGTGGCAGGTGGTGCTGGTAGTGGCGTTGCTGACTGCTGTTTGCGCCTGGGTAAGCATTCCATCCTCAGACGAAGATTAAGCAGAGCCAAGAGGCTCGTAGCAACCCCAAACGATGACGAAAACCCGCATTGCCGTGGATATGGACGAGGTAATAGCCGACTCCATTGCCCGGTTTCAGGAATGGTACGCCCACGAGTTCGGGCTGGAAATGACGCTGGCGCAGCTACGCGGCAAAAACTTCCACGACGCCGTGGCACCGGAGCACCAGTCGGCGCTGCGCGGCTACCCCAACCGGCCTGGCTTCTTCAAAGACCTACCCCTCATGGCTGACAGCCAGCGTGTGCTGCGCGAGTTAAGCCAGCGCCACGAGCTGTTCATCGCCTCGGCGGCCATGGAGTTTCCTAACTCGTTTCTGGATAAGCACGAGTGGCTGCAGCAGCACTTCAGCTTCATTCCATGGCGCAACGTGGTGTTCTGCGGCGACAAAAGCATCCTCAACGCCGACTTCCTCATCGACGACAACGCCTTCAACTTCGACAACTTCCGGGGCGAAGGCATCTTGTTCGACGCGCCGCATAACGCCCTGGAAACCCGCTACCGCCGCGTGCATAGCTGGCAGGAAATCGGCGCCATCTTCCTGTAGCTAACCACACAAAACAGAAGGCCCGACGCATTGCGCCGGGCCTTCTGTTTTCATCGAAGAACGAAAAACGACTAGGCTGTGGCGGCCAGCACCGCGTCGATAGCGCGCTGGTAGCAGGCTTCGTAGCGGGGCACGATGTTGCCGACGGCGAAGGTTTCGGCGTGGGCGCGGGCGGCCTCCTTGAAGCGGGTTAGATTGTCGTCCTGGAGCACGAACAGGGCGTTTTTCACCATGTCGGCCACGTCGCCGACGTTGCTGGTCATGCCCGTAATGCCGTGTTCGTTCAGCTCGGGAATGCCGCCGGCGTTGGTGCTGATAACGGGCACTTCGCAGGCCATGGCTTCCAGCGCCGCCAGCCCGAAGCTTTCCTTCTCGGACGGCATCAGAAATAGATCCGACACGCTCAGCACTTCTTCCACTGCCTCCAGCTTGCCCAGGAAACGCACGTCGTTGCTGCTCAGGCCCAGGTCGCGGCAGAGCTTCTCGATGCGCGGCCGGTCGGGCCCGTCGCCGACTAGCAGCAGCTTGGCCGGCATCTGCTGGCGCACGCCGTCAAAGATGTGCACCACGTCTTCGACACGCTTCACCGAGCGGAAGTTGGACGTGTGGATGAGCAGCTTCTCGCCATCGGGCGCAATAGCAGCCTTGAAGTGGCTTTTGTCTTGCTTCTTGAAGCGGTCCAGGTTGATGAAGTTCGGAATCACCTCAATGTCCTTCTCGATGGCGAAGTACTCGTAGGTTTCCTTGCGCAGATCGGCCGAAACGGCCGTCACGCCATCCGACTGGTTGATGCTGAACGTGACCACCGGCTCGTAGCTGGCGTCTTTGCCCACCAGCGTGATGTCGGTGCCGTGCAGGGTGGTGATGACCGGCACGCGGATGCCTTTAGTGATGAGGATCTGCTTGGCCATGTAGGCCGCCGAGGCGTGCGGAATGGCGTAGTGCACATGCAGCACGTCCAGCTTCTCGTTCTGCACGATGTCTACCATCTTGGAGGCCAGCGCCAGCTCGTAGGGCGGAAACTGGAACAGCGGGTAGGGCGGAATGTAGACCTCGTGGTAGAACAGGTTCTCGTTGAAGAAATCGAGGCGAACCGGCTGGCTGTAGGTGATGAAATGGACGCGGTGGCCGCGCTGGGCCAGGGCTTTGCCCAGCTCGGTGGCTACCACGCCGGAGCCGCCAAAGGTGGGGTAACAGACAATACCGATGTTCATGACGTAGCGTGTGCTTTAGCTGGCACCGTCGCACGCAGGGGTGGGGCGGCGGGACAGGCGGAGTAGGGGAGAGCAACCGGCCAAACCGGCGAAAGGAGTAGGGCTATGGAGCAATTGATGCACTGGCGCCGGCTTTCGGGCGCAAGGACAAAAAAATCGGCGGCAAGCTGCTCCTTCAGGAACGCCTTGCCGCCGATTGCGGAGTCAAAGAAACAGAAAAGCCGGACAACAGGTCATGTCTTTTGCAGCGACTTGTAGATGACGTCGTGGATGCGGGTGCGGATGTTGTACTGGCGCAGCTTGTTGTTGCCGGCGTCGGGGTACACCCGGTTGGAAAGAAAG is from Hymenobacter yonginensis and encodes:
- a CDS encoding DUF7935 family protein, with the translated sequence MFTSAARVAAPFCMDTTAYLFDLLKTLLPALLVAGSIFYLVRQHLDREQQRRLLELRLENNKATLPLRLQAFERITLLLERITPSNLLVRLSSAGQTAPEYHRLLLQEIRAEYEHNLSQQLYMSPDTWSEVKAAKEHVLTAINKAYHTLPQPQQARGTELAKRILESLITDEVDPTERALLSVKREAFGLF
- a CDS encoding 5' nucleotidase, NT5C type, which produces MTKTRIAVDMDEVIADSIARFQEWYAHEFGLEMTLAQLRGKNFHDAVAPEHQSALRGYPNRPGFFKDLPLMADSQRVLRELSQRHELFIASAAMEFPNSFLDKHEWLQQHFSFIPWRNVVFCGDKSILNADFLIDDNAFNFDNFRGEGILFDAPHNALETRYRRVHSWQEIGAIFL
- the bshA gene encoding N-acetyl-alpha-D-glucosaminyl L-malate synthase BshA; translated protein: MNIGIVCYPTFGGSGVVATELGKALAQRGHRVHFITYSQPVRLDFFNENLFYHEVYIPPYPLFQFPPYELALASKMVDIVQNEKLDVLHVHYAIPHASAAYMAKQILITKGIRVPVITTLHGTDITLVGKDASYEPVVTFSINQSDGVTAVSADLRKETYEYFAIEKDIEVIPNFINLDRFKKQDKSHFKAAIAPDGEKLLIHTSNFRSVKRVEDVVHIFDGVRQQMPAKLLLVGDGPDRPRIEKLCRDLGLSSNDVRFLGKLEAVEEVLSVSDLFLMPSEKESFGLAALEAMACEVPVISTNAGGIPELNEHGITGMTSNVGDVADMVKNALFVLQDDNLTRFKEAARAHAETFAVGNIVPRYEACYQRAIDAVLAATA
- a CDS encoding MBL fold metallo-hydrolase yields the protein MKKTAVRVAWLLAATYLLLLRPALAQPAFTVVPLGVQGGLSEGNLSAYLAAAAGSTDYVCLDAGSLYTGVEKAIARRALPGPAAEAIRSRIKGYLISHAHLDHVAGLLLNAPDDAPKPIYALPGCLATLQNDYFNWRAWPNFGPGGAAPALGKYRMQPFAIGQELPLANTALHATAYALSHGRPFQSAAFLVRSGRHYLLYLGDTGADAVEQTQNLRTLWQAVAPLLQAGQLRGIFMEASYPNQQPDKQLFGHLTPRLFWQELAVLAQLAGPAALRGLPVVVTHLKPTADHEATIRRELAAGNTLGVRLIFPVQGEKLAF
- a CDS encoding HesB/IscA family protein, whose amino-acid sequence is MATAVSTKLAPISLTPRALEEVRNILNEKNVPAEYGLRVGVQGGGCSGMSYLLGFDKPKDQDETFDLDGVTLIMDKKHAMYVLGMEVDFQDGLNARGFIFSNPQAKSTCGCGSSFSA
- a CDS encoding ChaN family lipoprotein, whose translation is MTSKLLLPLLLVLLAATHLTAQDRPAYRLFTAAGKPAGYDKMLKELAAADVVFFGEQHNDPMAHWLALQLTKDLLRLRQGQLVLGLEMFERDVQPLVDQYTTGELDDKAFEADSRPWPNYATDYKPLLQLARQQKFRVVGTNVPRRYASQVAKGSLTALEALPAEEKAWLAPLPMTVDYELPGYKNMAKMFGGDAAHAAGVQNIIQAQALKDATMAHFLQQARPAGHLLLHVNGAYHSDNHDGILAYLRQQNPQLKVLTLSTVSQASLDKLAKEHQQKADFLLVVPEDMTKTY